One Myxococcota bacterium DNA segment encodes these proteins:
- a CDS encoding ABC transporter permease, with protein sequence MIGLGEGELVEITLRTLAVSGSALMIALGIGLPIGIFLGQRRFSGRAAVVTGVNAGMGAPPVVVGLLVALLLWRSGPLGGLGWMYTPWAMVLAQALIALPMVVGITLAAVAALPEDWMLQVRTLGVSTGWRGWLLLREIRLGLFAAVIAALGGILSEVGAVMMVGGNLRGETRMLTTAILMHTQMGDFEAALGLAAVLFGLMISLAALLTVVQQSGRS encoded by the coding sequence ATGATCGGCCTGGGTGAAGGAGAGCTGGTCGAGATCACCCTGCGCACCCTCGCCGTGAGCGGGTCGGCCCTGATGATCGCGCTCGGGATCGGGTTGCCGATCGGCATCTTCCTCGGCCAACGGCGATTCTCGGGGCGTGCAGCCGTGGTGACCGGTGTCAACGCGGGCATGGGAGCGCCGCCGGTGGTGGTGGGTCTGTTGGTGGCACTGCTCCTCTGGCGCAGCGGTCCCCTTGGTGGCCTCGGTTGGATGTACACGCCCTGGGCGATGGTGTTGGCCCAGGCGCTGATCGCGCTGCCGATGGTCGTCGGTATCACGCTGGCCGCCGTCGCGGCGCTTCCCGAGGACTGGATGCTCCAGGTGCGCACCCTCGGCGTCTCGACCGGGTGGCGGGGCTGGCTCTTGCTTCGAGAGATCCGCCTCGGGCTGTTCGCGGCGGTGATCGCGGCGCTCGGAGGGATCCTCTCGGAAGTCGGTGCCGTCATGATGGTCGGCGGCAACCTGCGCGGTGAGACCCGCATGCTCACCACCGCGATCCTGATGCACACCCAGATGGGCGACTTCGAAGCGGCTCTGGGGCTCGCCGCCGTGCTCTTCGGCTTGATGATCTCGCTGGCGGCGCTCCTGACCGTCGTTCAGCAGAGTGGACGCTCGTGA
- a CDS encoding ABC transporter ATP-binding protein has translation MSAAVLELREVVVERRSKTGAFRLEVDALAVEPGEVLVVLGPNGAGKSTLLRVLAGLESDVTGRLHGIGPETATLVFQQPALFSGTVLHNVRVALRGRGVPRDAADAKALRALERFGMEGLAGRRVGVLSGGERRRTALARAFAVDPKVLLLDEPFDDLDLAAQRGLANELRQLAVAEGIAIVMVTHDLRGALPLADRVAVLLDGKLRQVGPRDAVLSRPADAAVAALVGMENLWSARIEAEGAVVGSDLVLPPPADAESGARGSVGLRPEHLCLGAVDDTEAIALPSGTVQALRDDGQLVRVHVLVGQTDLRGLLLSGSARAQQLAEGAPVALAVRARHLHWMPEPRAKAE, from the coding sequence GTGAGCGCAGCGGTTCTCGAGCTCCGCGAGGTCGTCGTCGAGCGCCGTTCGAAGACGGGAGCGTTCCGTCTCGAGGTGGATGCGCTCGCGGTGGAACCCGGCGAAGTGCTGGTGGTGCTCGGGCCGAACGGCGCGGGGAAGAGCACGCTCCTGCGCGTGCTGGCCGGGCTCGAGTCGGACGTGACGGGACGGCTGCACGGAATCGGGCCCGAGACGGCGACGCTGGTGTTCCAACAGCCGGCGCTCTTCTCGGGGACGGTCTTGCACAACGTGCGCGTCGCCCTGCGAGGCCGTGGAGTGCCGCGTGACGCTGCCGATGCCAAGGCGCTGCGGGCGCTCGAGCGCTTCGGGATGGAGGGCCTGGCCGGACGTCGTGTCGGCGTGCTCTCGGGGGGCGAGCGGCGCCGCACGGCATTGGCCCGCGCCTTCGCCGTCGACCCGAAAGTGTTGCTGCTGGACGAACCCTTCGACGATCTCGATCTCGCCGCCCAACGCGGTCTGGCGAACGAGTTGCGGCAGCTGGCCGTCGCAGAGGGCATCGCGATCGTGATGGTCACCCACGATCTGCGCGGCGCGCTTCCCCTGGCCGATCGCGTGGCCGTCTTGCTCGACGGGAAGCTGCGTCAGGTCGGCCCACGAGACGCGGTGCTTTCGCGTCCGGCGGATGCGGCGGTCGCTGCTCTGGTCGGAATGGAGAATCTCTGGTCGGCGAGGATCGAGGCGGAGGGCGCGGTCGTCGGGTCGGACCTCGTGTTGCCACCGCCCGCCGATGCGGAGTCTGGCGCGCGCGGGAGCGTCGGTCTGCGCCCCGAACACCTGTGTCTCGGAGCGGTCGACGATACCGAGGCGATCGCGCTGCCGAGCGGGACCGTCCAGGCCCTCCGCGATGATGGCCAGCTCGTGCGGGTCCACGTGCTGGTCGGGCAGACCGACCTCCGTGGTCTGCTGCTCTCGGGTAGCGCGCGAGCGCAACAGCTCGCGGAAGGCGCACCCGTCGCGCTCGCGGTGCGCGCGCGGCACTTGCACTGGATGCCCGAGCCCCGAGCGAAAGCGGAGTGA
- a CDS encoding glutathione S-transferase family protein: MRLYDYLESGNGYKVRLLLHQLERRVERIELDIVAGETRTPEFLALNANGRIPTLVLDDGTVLPESNAILCYLAEGTRFWPQDRVQRAQVLRWLFFEQYSHEPYIAVLRFWAHTGALEEHASEVPERRVRGEQALAVMEEHLDGRDFFVETYGVADIALYAYTHVADEGGYDLGAFPRVRAWIGRVAAQPGHIPITQG, encoded by the coding sequence ATGCGCCTCTACGACTATCTCGAGTCCGGCAACGGCTACAAGGTGCGCCTGCTCCTCCATCAGTTGGAGCGTCGGGTCGAGCGCATCGAGCTCGACATCGTCGCAGGCGAGACACGCACGCCCGAGTTCCTGGCGCTGAACGCAAACGGCCGGATCCCGACCCTCGTGCTCGACGACGGGACGGTGCTTCCCGAGTCGAACGCGATTCTCTGCTACCTGGCCGAGGGCACCCGCTTCTGGCCGCAGGACCGCGTCCAGCGCGCCCAGGTATTGCGCTGGCTCTTCTTCGAGCAGTACAGCCACGAGCCCTACATCGCGGTGCTGCGCTTCTGGGCGCACACGGGCGCGCTCGAGGAGCACGCCTCGGAGGTGCCCGAGCGACGGGTCCGGGGAGAACAGGCGCTCGCGGTCATGGAAGAGCACCTGGACGGTCGCGACTTCTTCGTCGAAACCTACGGCGTAGCCGACATCGCGCTCTACGCGTACACCCACGTTGCCGACGAAGGCGGGTACGACCTCGGCGCGTTTCCACGCGTGCGGGCCTGGATCGGACGCGTGGCCGCGCAGCCGGGGCACATCCCGATCACGCAGGGGTGA
- the metF gene encoding methylenetetrahydrofolate reductase [NAD(P)H] — MQIAQLYQQKRPVVSFEFFPPKTDKGVEILMRAVTELSELGPDYISVTCPLEKGRRSLTFTLVARIQNEFDVPTMAHLVTVHYSRDEVRDVLAGLRSDGIENLLALRGDLPDDGEIEREFAYASDLARVAREQGFSVGGAAHPEQHPDSADWDTEMLGLRRKVEAGCEFLVTQLFFDNADYFDYVDRARTAGIEVPIVAGIMPITSLPGIRRMAAMNGNRIPQELEAELEAAGDDPKSVEEIGVRHATAQCEALLDGGAPGIHFFTLNRSPSTRRIFKALQASGRV; from the coding sequence ATGCAGATCGCCCAGCTCTACCAGCAGAAACGTCCGGTCGTCTCCTTCGAGTTCTTTCCGCCGAAAACGGACAAGGGCGTCGAGATCCTGATGCGTGCGGTGACCGAGCTCTCGGAGCTCGGCCCCGACTACATCTCGGTCACCTGCCCCCTCGAGAAGGGACGGCGCTCGCTCACCTTCACCCTGGTCGCGCGGATCCAGAACGAGTTCGACGTCCCGACCATGGCCCACCTGGTGACCGTCCACTATTCGCGCGACGAGGTGCGCGACGTACTCGCGGGCCTGCGCAGCGACGGCATCGAGAATCTGCTCGCCCTGCGCGGCGACCTGCCCGACGACGGCGAGATCGAACGAGAGTTCGCGTACGCATCGGACCTGGCCCGGGTCGCGCGCGAGCAGGGCTTCTCCGTCGGCGGCGCTGCCCATCCGGAGCAGCACCCGGACTCGGCGGATTGGGACACGGAGATGCTGGGTCTTCGGCGGAAGGTGGAAGCGGGCTGCGAATTCCTCGTCACCCAACTCTTCTTCGACAACGCCGACTACTTCGACTACGTCGATCGCGCGCGTACTGCGGGGATCGAGGTGCCGATCGTGGCGGGGATCATGCCGATCACGAGCCTGCCCGGCATTCGACGGATGGCGGCGATGAACGGTAATCGGATCCCCCAGGAGCTCGAAGCCGAACTCGAGGCCGCCGGAGACGATCCGAAGAGCGTCGAGGAGATCGGCGTTCGCCACGCGACGGCGCAGTGCGAGGCGCTGCTCGACGGCGGCGCGCCGGGCATCCACTTCTTCACGCTGAATCGCTCCCCTTCGACCCGCCGCATCTTCAAGGCGCTGCAAGCCTCGGGACGGGTCTAG
- a CDS encoding YheU family protein, protein MPRSVGADTLPAMSGDFDDDAPQHVVVPRDALPPEVVSALLEEFASRDGTDYGSVERSLAEKVADLRRQLERGEIGIVFDPGSETTTLVPARELPDG, encoded by the coding sequence TTGCCTCGATCCGTCGGGGCCGACACCCTACCCGCGATGTCCGGCGATTTCGACGACGACGCCCCGCAGCACGTGGTCGTGCCACGCGACGCCTTGCCGCCCGAGGTCGTGAGCGCCCTGCTCGAGGAGTTCGCGAGCCGCGACGGAACCGACTACGGGAGCGTCGAGCGCAGCCTGGCCGAGAAGGTCGCCGACCTGCGCCGCCAGCTCGAGCGCGGCGAGATCGGCATCGTGTTCGATCCGGGGTCCGAGACGACCACGCTGGTGCCCGCCCGCGAACTCCCCGACGGGTAG
- the cysK gene encoding cysteine synthase A, producing the protein MMIYDSILDTIGNTPVVRLDHIAPPGIDLFAKVEAFNPGGSVKDRLAYAILQDAEKRGVLKPGQTIVEATSGNTGIALAMVCAAKGHPFVATMAESFSIERRKVMRAFGAKVILTPAAERGTGMVKKAEELAEQHGWFLARQFQNPANPEYHRNTTGPEILRDFANRRLDYWVTGWGTGGTLTGAGQVIKRARPDTKIVATEPEPASLLAGKEWQPHKIQGWTPDFVPDVLDAEVFDELIPVGEDESKECARRLAAEEGIFVGLSAGATLAAGLQIAKQAEKGSTILVMLPDTGDRYLSTWLFDDVEEGSDEAWLSTL; encoded by the coding sequence CTGATGATCTACGACAGCATTCTCGACACGATCGGCAACACCCCGGTCGTGCGCCTCGACCACATCGCGCCTCCGGGCATCGATCTCTTCGCGAAGGTCGAGGCCTTCAACCCGGGCGGCTCGGTCAAGGACCGCCTCGCCTACGCGATCCTCCAGGACGCCGAGAAGCGTGGCGTCCTGAAGCCGGGCCAGACCATCGTCGAAGCCACTTCGGGCAACACGGGCATCGCGCTCGCCATGGTGTGTGCGGCGAAGGGCCATCCCTTCGTGGCGACGATGGCCGAGTCCTTTTCGATCGAGCGGCGCAAGGTGATGCGCGCGTTCGGTGCGAAGGTGATCCTGACGCCGGCGGCCGAGCGCGGCACCGGAATGGTGAAGAAGGCCGAAGAACTCGCCGAGCAGCACGGCTGGTTCCTGGCACGCCAGTTCCAGAACCCGGCGAACCCCGAGTACCATCGCAACACCACCGGACCCGAGATCCTGCGCGACTTCGCGAACCGTCGGCTCGACTACTGGGTGACCGGCTGGGGGACGGGCGGCACGCTCACCGGCGCCGGTCAGGTGATCAAGCGCGCGCGTCCCGACACGAAGATCGTGGCCACCGAACCCGAGCCGGCCTCGCTCCTGGCGGGGAAGGAATGGCAGCCCCACAAGATCCAGGGTTGGACGCCCGACTTCGTGCCGGACGTGCTCGACGCCGAGGTCTTCGACGAGCTGATCCCCGTTGGCGAGGACGAGTCGAAGGAGTGCGCGCGCCGTCTCGCTGCAGAGGAGGGCATCTTCGTCGGGCTCTCAGCCGGGGCGACGCTGGCGGCGGGTCTCCAGATCGCGAAGCAGGCCGAGAAGGGATCGACCATTCTGGTCATGCTCCCGGACACCGGCGATCGCTACCTGTCGACCTGGCTCTTCGACGACGTCGAGGAAGGCTCGGACGAGGCCTGGCTCTCCACGCTCTAG